Below is a genomic region from Mesorhizobium sp..
CGGTCTTCGGACTTGGCCCGAATTCTCTCCTGCAGAACGGTTCAATCTGATCGGAAATTGCTCTCGCCGGCTCCGCCGGACGCCAGAGGCTCTACAGGCTGATGTCCGCCGGCCTGCTGCCGGCCGCGGCGCGGCGTGCATTGAGGATATCGTTTGCCAGCGCCTTCTCGCGGGCCTGCTCCAAGGCAAAACCGTGGTCGAGCCATCGCCGAACCAGCCGGCGCTCGAGTTCGTCCACCGGCACGTCGAGCCATATCGTCAGGTCGAAGACGCCCACCAGGCCGTCCCAGGGAGCCTCGTCGAGCAGCAGATAGTTGCCCTCCGTGAGGATTACGCGCGTGTCGGCCGGCACAATCGCGGCACCGGCCCGCGATATCTCGATCGCTCGGTCGAAAATCGGGATCGCGACATCGGGTTCGCGCGCGCGAAGCCGCCTCAGGAGGTGACGGAAGCCTGCGACGTCGAAAGTCTCGGGCGCGCCTTTGCGTGCCAGCAGTCCGCGCGCGACAAGCACGCGGTCGTCGAAGTGAAAGCCGTCCATCGGCACGACGGCGACGCTCTCGCCCCGCGCTTCGATCTCTTCGCGAAGACGCTCCGCCAAGGTCGACTTGCCCGCGCCGGGCGCGCCGGCAATCGCCACGATCAGCCGGTCGCAGCCCTCGAGGCGCTCGGCGATCACTGCGTGCAGGCCCGCCTCGTCCATGCCTCAGGCAAGCCACTTGTCGTAGTCGGAGACGAGCAGATGCAGCGGCGCCTCGTCTTCCTCGATTTGGGAGAAACGGGCGATCGGCTCGGCGAAGACGTTGTCGGTGAGATCGTCGTTGACGGTCGAGACTTCGCCGATGAGCACGTCCGCCTCTTCGCCCCAGAATGCATGCCAGACGCCCGGGAGAAGCGTCACGCTTTCACCGGGCGACAGGCGCAGGATGCCGCCGGCCGCAAAGG
It encodes:
- a CDS encoding nucleoside/nucleotide kinase family protein; this encodes MDEAGLHAVIAERLEGCDRLIVAIAGAPGAGKSTLAERLREEIEARGESVAVVPMDGFHFDDRVLVARGLLARKGAPETFDVAGFRHLLRRLRAREPDVAIPIFDRAIEISRAGAAIVPADTRVILTEGNYLLLDEAPWDGLVGVFDLTIWLDVPVDELERRLVRRWLDHGFALEQAREKALANDILNARRAAAGSRPADISL